The following coding sequences lie in one Spinacia oleracea cultivar Varoflay chromosome 1, BTI_SOV_V1, whole genome shotgun sequence genomic window:
- the LOC110784509 gene encoding pentatricopeptide repeat-containing protein At1g59720, chloroplastic/mitochondrial: protein MLIASTTIPPPYPLSSSAPPTTTNHHAHHLLSLLNQCSSMTELKQIHAQTLRTTPTHHPKHLHFLYSRILHFTSSTNIHYSLKIFSQIQDPNSFIWNTLIRACASSNSHKKLAFQLYHDMLNEGFVIPDKHTFPFVLKACAYLFDEFAGKQAHAHAVKLGFGSDVYVNNSLIHFYASCGYLDCAQKVFDEMPERSVVSWNAIIDALVRSREFDTALRLFREMQGWFEPDGYTLQSIISACAGLGALSLGVWAHAYVLRVRDGKLGTDVLMNNSLVEMYCKCGMLDLAKQVFNRMVKHDVNSYNNMILGLAMHGKSELALKHFEDMTNGEGLKPNAITFVGVLSACNHGGMVEIGRKYFDKMVRDYSIEPRVEHYGCLVDLLARAGLIEEALDIVSNMHMKPDVVIWRSILDACCKKNVGIQLSEQVFEKILESEGVTSTTSSGVYVLLSRIYASASKWNEVGLIRKLMSDKGARKEPGCSSMEIDGVHHEFFAGDTSHSQTKDIYRVLDVINERLHSVGYKPDISQAPLVDDEDEDQKQHALKLHSERLAIAFGLLNQKPGVPIRIFKNLRVCNDCHEVTKLISDIFDVEIVVRDRARFHHFKDGSCSCADYW, encoded by the coding sequence ATGCTGATAGCTTCCACAACCATCCCACCACCTTACCCTCTTTCCTCCTCCGCCCCACCCACCACCACAAACCACCATGCTCACCACCTTCTCTCCCTCCTCAACCAATGCTCCTCAATGACAGAGCTCAAACAAATCCACGCCCAAACCCTCCGCACAACCCCAACCCACCACCCCAAACACCTCCACTTTCTTTACAGCAGAATCCTCCACTTCACATCTTCTACCAACATTCACTATTCTCTCAAAATTTTCTCCCAAATTCAAGACCCTAATTCATTTATCTGGAACACCCTTATCAGAGCTTGTGCTAGTAGCAATTCCCACAAAAAACTAGCCTTTCAGCTTTACCATGACATGTTGAATGAAGGGTTTGTTATCCCTGATAAACACACTTTCCCCTTCGTTCTTAAAGCTTGTGCTTACTTGTTTGATGAATTTGCAGGAAAACAAGCTCATGCCCATGCTGTGAAACTTGGGTTTGGGTCTGATGTGTATGTAAATAATAGTTTGATTCATTTCTATGCGTCTTGCGGGTATTTGGATTGTGCACAGAAAGTGTTCGATGAAATGCCTGAACGAAGTGTTGTGTCGTGGAATGCGATCATTGACGCATTGGTTCGTTCCAGGGAGTTTGATACTGCATTGAGGTTGTTTAGAGAGATGCAGGGTTGGTTTGAGCCGGATGGGTATACATTACAGAGCATCATATCAGCTTGTGCTGGTTTAGGAGCTTTGTCTTTAGGTGTTTGGGCTCATGCTTATGTTTTGAGGGTTCGTGATGGTAAGTTGGGTACTGATGTTCTAATGAATAATTCATTGGTAGAGATGTATTGTAAATGTGGGATGTTAGATTTGGCTAAGCAGGTTTTTAACAGGATGGTTAAACATGATGTTAATTCATATAATAACATGATTTTGGGACTTGCAATGCATGGCAAGTCTGAATTAGCCCTAAAACATTTTGAAGATATGACGAATGGCGAGGGACTAAAGCCGAATGCAATCACATTTGTTGGAGTTCTGAGTGCGTGTAATCATGGCGGCATGGTTGAAATAGGTCGTAAGTATTTTGACAAGATGGTAAGAGATTACTCCATAGAACCTCGAGTAGAGCACTATGGATGCTTGGTTGATCTTCTTGCTCGAGCAGGATTAATAGAAGAAGCTTTAGACATTGTTTCAAACATGCACATGAAACCAGATGTGGTAATATGGAGAAGTATTCTTGATGCTTGTTGCAAGAAAAATGTAGGCATACAACTTAGCGAACAAGTCTTTGAGAAGATCCTTGAATCAGAGGGAGTTACTTCCACCACCTCCAGTGGTGTTTATGTGCTTCTTTCCAGAATTTATGCGTCGGCTTCCAAATGGAATGAAGTTGGTCTAATAAGAAAGTTGATGAGTGATAAAGGAGCAAGGAAAGAACCTGGGTGTAGTTCCATGGAAATAGATGGTGTTCATCATGAATTTTTCGCAGGGGACACTTCTCACTCTCAAACGAAGGACATATACCGGGTTCTGGATGTGATAAATGAGAGACTTCACTCAGTAGGATATAAACCCGACATTTCACAGGCACCATTAGTggatgatgaagatgaagatcaAAAACAACATGCTCTTAAGCTGCACAGTGAAAGACTTGCCATTGCTTTCGGGCTTCTAAATCAGAAACCCGGTGTACCCATTCGCATATTCAAAAACCTTCGTGTCTGCAATGACTGCCATGAAGTCACCAAACTCATCTCTGATATCTTTGATGTTGAGATCGTTGTGAGAGATCGAGCTCGATTTCATCACTTCAAAGATGGCTCTTGTTCATGCGCGGATTACTGGTAA